A genomic stretch from Vibrio coralliilyticus includes:
- the truA gene encoding tRNA pseudouridine(38-40) synthase TruA — protein MRIALGIEYNGTQYFGWQRQKEVTSVQEKLERALSIVANHPVEVQCAGRTDAGVHGTGQVVHFDTTASRKTVAWTMGANANLPSDIAVRWAKEVPEEFHARFSATARRYRYIIFNSALRPGILSSGVSHYHGELDAEKMHEAGQYLLGENDFTSFRAVHCQSRSPWRNMMHLNVTRHGQYVVIDIKANAFVHHMVRNITGSLICVGRGEQPPEWLNWLLEVKDRKLAGATAKAEGLYLVDVDYPEEFGLPRVPIGPLFLPDNLN, from the coding sequence ATGAGAATTGCATTAGGTATTGAGTACAATGGCACTCAGTACTTCGGCTGGCAGCGTCAGAAAGAAGTGACAAGTGTTCAGGAAAAGCTGGAACGTGCACTGAGTATCGTAGCAAACCACCCAGTAGAAGTTCAGTGTGCAGGTCGTACAGATGCGGGAGTGCATGGCACCGGGCAAGTTGTTCATTTCGATACCACGGCTAGCCGAAAAACAGTGGCTTGGACAATGGGAGCTAACGCAAATCTACCCAGCGATATTGCAGTTCGATGGGCGAAAGAAGTTCCTGAAGAGTTCCATGCTCGGTTTTCTGCGACTGCTCGTCGTTACCGCTACATCATATTCAATAGTGCTCTGCGACCTGGTATTTTGTCATCTGGAGTGAGTCATTATCATGGTGAGCTTGATGCAGAAAAAATGCACGAAGCGGGCCAGTACTTGTTGGGTGAAAATGACTTTACGTCATTTCGTGCCGTGCATTGTCAGTCAAGAAGTCCATGGCGAAATATGATGCATCTTAATGTGACTCGCCATGGTCAGTATGTTGTCATCGATATCAAAGCCAATGCGTTTGTTCACCACATGGTTCGCAATATTACCGGCAGTTTGATATGTGTTGGGCGTGGCGAGCAGCCGCCTGAATGGTTAAACTGGCTGTTGGAAGTAAAAGATCGCAAACTGGCAGGTGCAACCGCTAAGGCTGAGGGGCTCTACTTGGTAGATGTGGATTACCCTGAAGAGTTTGGATTGCCGAGAGTGCCTATTGGGCCACTATTTTTGCCAGACAATTTGAACTAA
- a CDS encoding CvpA family protein: MNSLDIVILSVIGLSALISLIRGFAKEALSLVIWFGAFFIASQYYAKLAVYFSNIQDDMFRNGAAIAALFVSTLIVGAIVNYVIAQLVQKTGLSGTDRVLGVVFGGLRGVLIVSAALFFMDAFTSFPDSEWWRSSQLVPEFSRIIAPFFEHLQATSSFLSGAL; the protein is encoded by the coding sequence ATGAATTCGTTAGATATTGTCATTTTAAGTGTGATCGGCCTGTCGGCATTGATCAGTTTAATTCGTGGCTTTGCAAAAGAAGCATTGTCTTTGGTTATCTGGTTTGGGGCGTTTTTTATCGCCAGTCAGTACTACGCAAAATTGGCGGTGTACTTTTCCAATATCCAAGACGACATGTTTCGTAACGGAGCAGCGATTGCAGCCTTGTTTGTTTCAACTTTGATAGTAGGGGCTATAGTCAACTATGTCATTGCTCAGTTGGTACAGAAAACAGGTTTGTCGGGAACAGACAGAGTACTTGGTGTCGTCTTTGGCGGCTTACGCGGTGTCCTGATTGTTTCTGCTGCATTATTTTTTATGGATGCGTTTACGTCGTTTCCAGACTCAGAGTGGTGGAGAAGCTCGCAATTGGTACCAGAGTTTAGCCGTATCATTGCGCCTTTCTTCGAGCACTTGCAAGCAACATCGAGTTTCTTATCTGGCGCGCTATAG
- a CDS encoding SPOR domain-containing protein → MASKFQNRLVGTIILVAIGVIVLPDVLDGKKTHYKEEIASIPIKPELDSDVESFEVLEPIDDSASLPETPVEVIAQEVEAPASAEKVNDEPLPVAVKEVPERNEYQDSAWIIQLMALKNAENAKNVVKDLQKRGYQAHTKLENGFTRVIIGPDISKSKLERQVVELEKITGSKGRLLKFKPLNP, encoded by the coding sequence ATGGCGAGTAAATTTCAAAACCGCTTGGTTGGCACCATTATTCTGGTCGCAATCGGCGTCATCGTATTACCGGATGTCCTCGATGGTAAGAAAACACATTACAAAGAAGAGATTGCTAGCATTCCTATTAAACCAGAGCTTGATAGCGATGTAGAAAGCTTTGAAGTTTTAGAACCGATAGATGATTCAGCAAGCCTGCCTGAAACGCCGGTTGAAGTTATTGCACAAGAAGTTGAGGCCCCAGCTTCCGCTGAAAAAGTGAATGACGAACCACTCCCAGTCGCAGTTAAAGAGGTTCCTGAACGCAACGAATATCAGGACAGTGCTTGGATAATTCAGCTGATGGCACTGAAGAATGCTGAAAATGCGAAGAACGTAGTCAAGGATCTTCAAAAGCGTGGTTATCAAGCACACACCAAACTCGAAAATGGCTTCACTCGTGTCATTATTGGCCCTGACATCTCAAAGAGTAAGTTAGAGAGACAAGTTGTGGAACTGGAGAAAATTACTGGTTCAAAAGGTCGATTGCTCAAATTTAAACCATTAAATCCATAA
- the folC gene encoding bifunctional tetrahydrofolate synthase/dihydrofolate synthase has translation MSQTQIPQATSSLAMWLDYLTTIHTSAIDLGLERVQTVAEKANLVKPAPKVITVAGTNGKGSTCALMEAILLDAGYSVGVYSSPHLIRYNERVRINGQDLEDEKHTEAFAFVENQRGDISLSFFEYGTLAALRLFQTENVDIVLLEVGLGGRLDATNVVEHDVSVITSLAVDHVDWLGDDINVIGYEKAGIYRSGKPAICGQPKAPSTVAAHADDIGAELFQVGIQYNYHIEDENTWRWSHGPYELDALPIPGLPLQNAATALMALASANLDISDINIVKGLREAQLPGRMQIVSTEPTIILDVAHNPHSAEYLFGQIQEQYSGKKVHAVVAMLHDKDIKATLEVLSPIASQWYPASLQGPRAASADELCVFLPENNQRYDSPVDAFKAAMTNAQSKDVILVLGSFHTVGEVLEYWQSQGE, from the coding sequence ATGAGTCAAACCCAAATTCCTCAAGCCACATCCTCTCTTGCGATGTGGCTTGATTATTTAACCACCATACACACTTCTGCAATCGACCTTGGCTTAGAGCGTGTCCAAACTGTCGCTGAAAAAGCTAACCTAGTTAAGCCTGCCCCAAAAGTTATTACTGTTGCCGGTACCAATGGCAAAGGTTCGACCTGTGCACTGATGGAAGCTATTTTGCTTGATGCTGGATATTCTGTTGGTGTCTATAGCTCGCCACACCTTATTCGTTATAACGAGCGTGTTCGTATTAATGGTCAAGATCTAGAGGATGAAAAGCACACTGAGGCTTTCGCCTTTGTAGAAAATCAGCGCGGTGATATTAGCCTAAGCTTCTTCGAATACGGGACACTTGCAGCATTACGTCTCTTTCAAACTGAAAACGTTGATATTGTCTTACTTGAAGTTGGTTTAGGCGGGAGACTGGACGCAACGAATGTTGTTGAGCACGACGTATCCGTGATTACCAGCTTAGCAGTAGACCATGTTGACTGGCTCGGTGATGACATTAATGTGATTGGCTATGAGAAAGCAGGTATTTACCGAAGTGGTAAGCCTGCAATCTGTGGTCAGCCTAAAGCGCCATCTACTGTGGCAGCGCATGCTGATGATATTGGTGCGGAGTTGTTTCAGGTTGGAATCCAATACAACTACCACATTGAGGATGAGAATACTTGGCGTTGGAGTCATGGCCCCTATGAACTTGACGCACTTCCTATCCCTGGCTTGCCACTGCAGAACGCAGCCACCGCATTGATGGCGCTAGCTTCAGCAAATCTGGATATCTCCGATATCAATATAGTCAAAGGGTTAAGAGAAGCCCAGCTACCTGGAAGAATGCAGATTGTCAGTACAGAGCCAACCATTATTCTTGACGTTGCGCATAACCCTCACTCGGCAGAGTATTTATTCGGTCAAATTCAGGAACAATACTCCGGCAAGAAGGTCCACGCTGTTGTTGCTATGTTGCATGACAAGGATATTAAAGCCACTCTGGAAGTTTTATCGCCTATTGCTAGCCAGTGGTACCCTGCCTCATTACAAGGTCCAAGAGCGGCGAGTGCCGATGAACTTTGTGTATTCTTACCTGAAAATAATCAGCGTTATGATAGCCCTGTTGACGCCTTTAAAGCCGCGATGACAAACGCACAGAGTAAAGATGTCATCTTAGTGTTGGGTTCATTCCATACTGTGGGTGAAGTCCTTGAGTACTGGCAGAGCCAAGGAGAGTAA
- the accD gene encoding acetyl-CoA carboxylase, carboxyltransferase subunit beta: MSWLEKILEKSNIVSSRKASIPEGVWTKCTSCEQVLYHAELERNLEVCPKCDHHMRMKARRRLETFLDEDNRIELADELEPQDKLKFKDSKKYKDRISAAQKSSGEKDALVVMKGELLGLPIVACAFEFSFMGGSMGSVVGARFVRAVEAAIENNCGLVCFSASGGARMQEALMSLMQMAKTSAALERLSQNGLPFISVMTDPTMGGVSASLAMLGDVNIGEPKALIGFAGRRVIEQTVREDLPEGFQRSEFLLEHGAIDMIVDRREMRQRVGSLIAKMTNQPSPLVVSVNDSQNEAAYSVPEADEKG, translated from the coding sequence ATGAGTTGGCTTGAAAAGATTTTAGAAAAAAGCAACATTGTTAGTTCACGTAAAGCGTCCATTCCAGAAGGTGTTTGGACTAAGTGTACGTCTTGTGAACAAGTGCTTTATCACGCTGAACTAGAGCGTAACCTAGAAGTGTGTCCAAAATGTGATCATCACATGCGTATGAAGGCTCGTCGTCGCCTTGAAACATTTCTGGACGAAGACAACCGCATAGAATTAGCGGATGAACTTGAGCCACAAGACAAGCTGAAGTTCAAAGATTCGAAAAAATACAAAGATCGTATCTCTGCTGCACAAAAGAGTAGCGGTGAGAAAGATGCGCTTGTTGTAATGAAAGGTGAACTGTTAGGTCTACCTATCGTCGCTTGTGCATTTGAGTTTTCGTTCATGGGTGGTTCGATGGGCTCCGTCGTTGGTGCTCGTTTTGTTCGTGCGGTCGAGGCAGCGATAGAGAACAACTGTGGTTTAGTTTGTTTTTCTGCAAGCGGTGGTGCACGTATGCAAGAGGCGCTTATGTCTCTGATGCAAATGGCGAAGACGAGTGCGGCTTTAGAGCGTCTTTCTCAGAATGGCTTACCGTTTATCTCAGTAATGACAGACCCAACCATGGGTGGTGTGTCGGCAAGTCTCGCGATGCTTGGTGATGTGAATATTGGTGAGCCAAAAGCATTGATCGGTTTTGCTGGTCGCCGTGTTATTGAGCAGACAGTACGTGAAGATCTGCCAGAAGGTTTCCAGCGTAGCGAATTCTTGCTTGAGCATGGTGCGATCGACATGATTGTTGATCGCCGCGAAATGCGCCAGCGTGTGGGGAGCTTGATCGCTAAAATGACCAATCAACCCTCGCCTCTGGTAGTTTCTGTGAACGATTCACAAAATGAAGCTGCTTATTCTGTACCAGAAGCGGACGAAAAAGGGTAA
- the purF gene encoding amidophosphoribosyltransferase → MCGIVGIVGTTPVNQSIYDALTVLQHRGQDAAGICTIESNRFRLRKANGLVKDVFEAKHMQRLQGTVGIGHVRYPTAGSSSASEAQPFYVNSPFGITLAHNGNLTNSAEVREKLFEKDRRHVNTTSDSEVLLNVLAHEIDTVKGNVTAEDVFRAVTNVHRTIRGAYAVSAMIIGHGMIAFRDPNGIRPLCLGKRVVGDTTEYMVASESVALDAVGFDFIRDVAPGEAIYATFDGQLHTKQCADNPALNPCIFEFVYFSRPDSFIDKISVYSARVEMGKKLGERIRDDFSHLDIDVVIPIPETSCDIALQIAQAIDKPYRQGFVKNRYVGRTFIMPGQQQRKKSVRRKLNAIRSEFKDKNVLLVDDSIVRGTTSEQIIEMARDSGAKKVFMVSAAPEIRFPNVYGIDMPSANELIAHGRDNDAICKQIGADELIFQTLDDLVKAVGMGNTDITKFETSVFNGEYVTGDIDQQYLDFLQSLRSDDAKIQREIQQDLANLELHNEGA, encoded by the coding sequence ATGTGTGGTATTGTTGGAATCGTGGGTACAACGCCTGTAAACCAGTCTATCTATGACGCACTGACTGTGTTGCAGCATCGTGGCCAAGATGCCGCGGGTATTTGTACCATAGAAAGCAATCGTTTTCGTCTGAGGAAGGCGAATGGTTTAGTTAAGGATGTGTTTGAAGCTAAACATATGCAACGCCTTCAGGGAACGGTCGGAATTGGCCATGTTCGCTACCCAACAGCAGGTAGCTCAAGTGCTTCAGAGGCTCAACCTTTCTATGTAAACTCTCCTTTTGGTATTACGCTCGCTCACAATGGTAATTTAACTAACTCGGCGGAAGTGCGTGAGAAACTGTTTGAGAAAGATCGCCGTCATGTGAATACGACCTCTGACTCTGAAGTTTTACTCAATGTGCTTGCTCACGAGATTGATACTGTAAAGGGAAATGTCACAGCAGAAGATGTTTTTCGCGCAGTGACGAACGTACATCGCACGATTCGCGGTGCTTATGCAGTATCAGCGATGATCATTGGTCACGGCATGATAGCTTTCCGTGACCCAAATGGAATCCGTCCTCTTTGCCTTGGTAAGCGTGTAGTTGGAGATACGACTGAATATATGGTGGCATCGGAGTCTGTGGCACTGGATGCTGTTGGCTTTGATTTCATTCGTGACGTAGCACCGGGCGAAGCCATTTATGCGACTTTTGACGGCCAGTTACATACCAAGCAGTGTGCTGATAACCCAGCTTTGAATCCATGTATTTTTGAGTTTGTCTATTTCTCACGTCCAGACTCATTTATCGATAAGATTTCAGTTTACAGTGCTCGTGTTGAAATGGGTAAAAAGTTAGGTGAGCGTATTCGTGATGATTTCAGTCATCTCGATATCGATGTGGTTATCCCGATTCCAGAGACCTCATGTGATATTGCACTACAGATCGCACAAGCTATCGATAAACCTTACCGTCAAGGGTTTGTGAAAAACCGCTACGTTGGCCGTACCTTCATCATGCCGGGGCAGCAGCAGCGTAAAAAGTCGGTACGTCGAAAGCTGAATGCAATTCGTTCAGAATTTAAAGATAAAAATGTTTTACTTGTTGATGATTCAATTGTTCGTGGCACCACATCAGAACAAATCATTGAAATGGCACGTGATTCAGGCGCGAAGAAAGTCTTTATGGTTTCAGCCGCACCTGAAATTCGCTTCCCTAATGTGTATGGCATTGATATGCCTAGTGCGAATGAACTCATCGCTCATGGGCGTGACAACGATGCAATATGTAAGCAAATTGGTGCGGATGAGTTGATTTTCCAAACTCTGGATGACCTAGTGAAAGCTGTTGGAATGGGCAACACAGACATCACCAAATTTGAAACGTCGGTTTTTAATGGTGAATACGTAACGGGCGATATTGACCAGCAGTATCTGGACTTCCTACAGTCTTTGCGTAGTGACGATGCTAAGATCCAGCGAGAGATTCAACAGGACTTGGCTAATCTTGAGTTGCATAACGAAGGGGCTTAA
- a CDS encoding FimV/HubP family polar landmark protein, protein MLRIFKRLLLPVALVAVTQTSIVSAESIRLKGPDGEIQSSPRYSDFVPQDLRNNNEPSRFYGPTTSQETLWAIASRLRPSTNVSVQQTLLAVYQLNPQAFDNQNIHELIPGSTLRIPSLAQVQSVSTQEAVNVMAAHQARLTNIPATPQPAQPKPPVNETPATTDMEKPVADDTKPAVEATSDLAKIAKQEQKAQVSTLERQLESSESELMALEEKNHKLRLMLADVQSEVDVLKDELGDESRIRNEVEKLLEAERLRLAEEQKMKPSPLDELLSNTWLVAAAAIIPGLFIGLLIMMLLGRRKREETPTQEVNEQQVAPVAPIAPDSLNEEVDDDLLLDDDLFGDSTDEEELFSDESLAEEGKDEDDIFADLEDNDLDFNLEGEDGEDPFAGIGDDGELDEALADMDMSANGISVNSEDKALGLEEMERALDEVVIEEDDSPEGEFDLSDDDEDISQGDLDSLLASDGESEDLEMDELDQSLLDDLFNETDSDEAGDELDFDSLLDEAGDGFDLSDDDSGANTAESNEPNLASDSEIDDLFAQVEAQADLEKLEAEALDETALLDEMVEEPTTAVSEDSTELLDELMDEADELGTDETLDDFLSDDLDLSTDNENAFDELITEDNSDLDDDSTETLDEFLSDDHIDDVPSLEESTDLLDELVEPQSDIEAQASEELGDEGTDLFEELLEIEKQSEALEEASTVEANQDLITEEEIEPEALASDSKFSSEEFIDDMLSVAPEGDPLLDEFDLDEPVTEENKLESVEQTPETDKTLAEPEPEPEPEPEPEPEPEPEPEPEPEPEPEPEPEPEPEPEPEPEPEPEPEPEPEPEPEPELEEDDWLTSAIDEVENLQSGESLDVAPESDVEEKQEQPPQREEADLAGNQDEEDDWLTSAIDEVENPNIAPSDQDDVPITSSSDLTENANTTTEENEIVEEDLLAQQEQVNTPSEETPETPETPETPETPETPETPETPETPETPETPETPETPETPETPETPETPEISEQPEPEPISSMPEAIPNEFGIPEDDDWLVGDDADLLENSEEGALADVAEESEPEAPVEAEASLELNDLDLPEYSEEDALAEEPEPEVPVEAEASPELDDLDLPEYSEEDALADVAEEPEPEAPVEAEASLELDDLDLPEYSEEDALADVAEEPEPEAPVEAEASLELDDLDLPEYSEEDALADVAEEPEPEAPVEAEASLDLDDLDLPEYSEEDALADVAEESEPEAPVEAEESLELDDLDLPEYSEEDALADVAEEPEPEAPVEAEASLELDDLDLPEYSEEDALADVAEEPEPEAPVESEASLELDDLDLPEYSEEDALADVGEESDLEGQSSASSVSGETLDLDDLDIPTFGDVGAPDSASEGEGHDSKIDDQDLPEFDEQDALAEADDSGSEEVDFKLDDLELPSLGEIPSEAAQELANHEYNEDAFDELLAEEEPNQAANFDFESPDTLTSDSAGMDIEAMLEVGGEDWNGFSLSPEQQAQINDDIPEDEQGVWDENNRPEQAQILDENWEDQEELGDFNPQEGEFRTIDELMAEVEKEEQQDFQEEELKLDVGLSDFPDVIGDTGNVDVDNNSEAAGKLDLAKIYIEMNDSQGAIKLLEEAIVDGSDEIRREAKNLIDAINGR, encoded by the coding sequence ATGCTTCGAATTTTTAAGCGTCTGCTGCTGCCAGTTGCATTAGTAGCCGTGACTCAAACATCGATTGTTAGTGCAGAAAGTATTCGCCTTAAGGGACCCGATGGCGAAATTCAATCATCGCCGCGGTATTCTGATTTTGTTCCCCAAGATCTGCGTAACAATAACGAACCCTCTCGCTTTTATGGGCCAACCACTTCTCAGGAAACACTTTGGGCTATTGCAAGCCGTTTACGCCCGTCAACCAATGTGAGTGTTCAGCAAACATTACTTGCTGTATACCAGCTCAACCCTCAAGCATTTGACAATCAAAATATCCATGAGCTCATTCCTGGGAGTACGTTGCGTATTCCATCACTAGCTCAAGTACAAAGTGTATCAACCCAAGAAGCGGTTAATGTAATGGCCGCGCATCAGGCTCGGTTAACAAATATTCCTGCCACGCCACAACCTGCTCAACCTAAGCCGCCTGTTAATGAAACGCCCGCGACGACTGACATGGAGAAGCCGGTAGCGGATGATACTAAGCCAGCAGTTGAGGCCACTTCTGATCTCGCGAAAATTGCTAAGCAAGAACAAAAAGCTCAGGTATCGACACTTGAGCGTCAACTCGAAAGCTCAGAAAGCGAGCTAATGGCTCTTGAAGAAAAGAACCATAAATTGCGCTTAATGCTGGCTGATGTTCAGTCTGAAGTCGATGTACTTAAAGATGAATTGGGTGATGAATCTCGAATTCGTAACGAGGTCGAAAAGCTACTAGAAGCTGAGCGTTTACGTTTAGCTGAAGAGCAAAAGATGAAACCGTCACCCTTGGATGAACTGCTGTCCAACACGTGGTTAGTTGCTGCTGCCGCGATTATTCCAGGTCTATTCATAGGCCTACTGATCATGATGCTTCTGGGGCGCCGTAAGAGAGAAGAGACCCCCACACAAGAAGTGAATGAACAGCAAGTCGCGCCCGTTGCCCCTATTGCCCCAGACTCTCTCAATGAAGAAGTGGATGATGATCTTCTACTTGATGATGATTTGTTTGGCGACTCTACTGACGAAGAAGAGTTATTCTCCGATGAGAGCTTAGCTGAGGAAGGCAAAGACGAAGACGATATCTTTGCTGACTTGGAAGACAACGACCTCGATTTCAATCTTGAGGGAGAAGATGGAGAAGACCCATTCGCAGGTATCGGTGACGATGGTGAGTTAGATGAAGCGCTTGCCGATATGGATATGAGCGCTAACGGCATCAGTGTTAACAGTGAAGATAAAGCACTCGGTCTAGAAGAGATGGAGCGCGCTCTAGATGAAGTCGTTATTGAGGAGGATGATTCACCTGAAGGAGAGTTTGATCTATCAGACGATGATGAGGATATTTCTCAAGGTGACTTGGACTCGCTTCTGGCCTCAGATGGTGAATCTGAAGACCTAGAAATGGACGAGTTGGATCAATCTTTGTTAGACGATTTGTTTAATGAGACTGATTCTGACGAGGCTGGTGATGAATTGGACTTCGATTCGCTATTGGATGAAGCCGGTGATGGCTTCGATCTTAGTGATGACGATAGCGGTGCAAATACAGCTGAGTCAAATGAGCCTAATCTTGCCTCAGACAGTGAAATTGATGATCTGTTTGCCCAAGTTGAAGCGCAGGCAGATCTTGAAAAGCTAGAAGCAGAAGCGCTTGATGAAACTGCGTTGTTGGATGAAATGGTGGAAGAGCCTACAACAGCGGTCAGCGAAGATAGCACAGAGCTACTTGATGAATTGATGGACGAGGCTGATGAGCTTGGCACAGATGAAACGCTAGATGACTTTTTAAGTGATGATCTCGACTTAAGTACTGACAATGAAAATGCTTTTGATGAGCTCATTACTGAAGATAACAGTGACTTGGATGATGACTCTACAGAAACACTGGATGAGTTCCTGTCAGATGATCACATTGACGATGTTCCCTCGCTGGAAGAGAGTACAGATCTGCTTGATGAGTTGGTTGAGCCACAATCTGATATAGAGGCGCAGGCCTCCGAAGAGCTTGGAGATGAAGGTACTGACTTATTCGAAGAGTTGCTGGAAATTGAAAAGCAAAGTGAAGCACTTGAAGAAGCTTCAACAGTAGAGGCGAACCAAGATCTTATTACTGAGGAAGAGATAGAACCAGAAGCGCTAGCAAGTGACAGTAAATTTTCTAGTGAAGAATTTATTGACGACATGTTGAGTGTTGCTCCCGAGGGAGACCCATTGCTGGATGAGTTTGATCTTGATGAACCAGTAACAGAAGAAAATAAACTAGAGAGTGTTGAACAAACCCCGGAGACCGACAAAACTCTTGCAGAGCCAGAGCCAGAGCCAGAGCCAGAGCCAGAGCCAGAGCCAGAGCCAGAGCCAGAGCCAGAGCCAGAGCCAGAGCCAGAGCCAGAGCCAGAGCCAGAGCCAGAGCCAGAGCCAGAGCCAGAGCCAGAGCCAGAGCCAGAGCCAGAGCCAGAGCCAGAGCCAGAGCCAGAGCCAGAGCTAGAAGAAGACGATTGGCTAACGTCAGCGATCGATGAAGTTGAAAACCTTCAGTCCGGAGAGTCGTTGGATGTTGCGCCAGAATCTGATGTTGAAGAGAAGCAGGAGCAGCCACCTCAGCGAGAGGAAGCGGATCTTGCAGGTAATCAAGATGAAGAAGATGACTGGTTAACGTCTGCAATTGATGAGGTAGAAAATCCAAATATTGCACCGAGTGATCAAGACGATGTTCCAATCACTTCTTCCTCAGACTTGACAGAAAACGCAAACACGACGACTGAAGAAAATGAAATTGTAGAAGAAGATTTGCTTGCTCAGCAGGAGCAAGTAAATACACCATCTGAAGAGACTCCAGAGACTCCAGAGACTCCAGAGACTCCAGAGACTCCAGAGACTCCAGAGACTCCAGAGACTCCAGAGACTCCAGAGACTCCAGAGACTCCAGAGACTCCAGAGACTCCAGAGACTCCAGAGACTCCAGAGACTCCAGAGACTCCAGAGATCTCTGAACAGCCAGAACCTGAACCTATCTCTTCAATGCCAGAAGCGATTCCAAATGAGTTTGGTATCCCGGAAGATGATGATTGGTTAGTTGGTGATGATGCAGATCTTCTTGAGAACAGCGAAGAAGGTGCACTGGCGGATGTGGCGGAAGAATCCGAGCCTGAAGCGCCAGTGGAAGCCGAAGCGTCGCTAGAGCTGAATGATTTAGACCTTCCTGAGTACAGCGAAGAGGACGCACTGGCGGAAGAGCCTGAGCCTGAAGTGCCAGTGGAAGCCGAAGCGTCGCCAGAGCTGGATGATTTAGACCTTCCTGAGTACAGTGAAGAAGATGCACTAGCGGATGTGGCGGAAGAGCCTGAGCCTGAAGCGCCAGTGGAAGCCGAAGCGTCGCTAGAGCTGGATGATTTAGACCTTCCTGAGTACAGTGAAGAAGATGCACTGGCGGACGTGGCGGAAGAGCCTGAGCCTGAAGCGCCAGTGGAAGCCGAAGCGTCGCTAGAGCTGGATGATTTAGACCTTCCTGAGTACAGCGAAGAGGACGCACTGGCGGATGTGGCGGAAGAGCCTGAGCCTGAAGCGCCAGTGGAAGCCGAAGCGTCGCTAGATCTGGATGACTTAGACCTTCCTGAGTACAGCGAAGAGGACGCACTGGCGGACGTGGCGGAAGAGTCCGAGCCTGAAGCGCCAGTGGAAGCCGAAGAATCGCTAGAGCTGGATGATTTAGACCTTCCTGAGTACAGTGAAGAAGATGCACTGGCGGACGTGGCGGAAGAGCCTGAGCCTGAAGCGCCAGTGGAAGCCGAAGCGTCGCTAGAGCTGGATGATTTAGACCTTCCTGAGTACAGTGAAGAAGATGCACTGGCGGATGTGGCGGAAGAGCCCGAACCTGAAGCGCCAGTGGAATCTGAAGCATCGCTAGAGCTGGATGATTTAGACCTTCCTGAGTACAGCGAAGAAGATGCACTCGCCGATGTTGGTGAAGAATCGGACCTTGAAGGCCAATCCAGTGCTTCGAGTGTATCCGGTGAAACTTTGGACTTGGATGATCTGGATATTCCTACATTTGGGGATGTTGGGGCTCCCGATAGTGCTTCTGAAGGAGAAGGACATGATTCGAAGATCGACGATCAGGACCTTCCAGAATTTGATGAGCAAGATGCGTTGGCTGAAGCGGACGACTCTGGCTCAGAAGAAGTCGATTTTAAACTCGATGATTTGGAACTTCCGTCTTTGGGTGAGATTCCATCTGAGGCTGCACAAGAGTTAGCTAATCACGAGTATAATGAAGATGCTTTCGATGAGCTCCTTGCAGAAGAAGAGCCAAATCAAGCGGCTAACTTCGATTTTGAGTCTCCTGATACTCTGACTTCTGATAGCGCTGGTATGGATATCGAAGCTATGTTGGAGGTAGGAGGAGAAGATTGGAATGGTTTCAGCCTTTCTCCTGAGCAGCAAGCTCAGATCAACGATGATATCCCGGAAGACGAGCAGGGCGTATGGGATGAAAATAACCGCCCAGAACAAGCTCAGATTCTTGATGAAAACTGGGAAGATCAAGAAGAGCTGGGGGACTTCAATCCTCAGGAAGGAGAATTCCGAACCATTGATGAGCTGATGGCTGAGGTAGAGAAAGAAGAGCAGCAAGACTTTCAGGAAGAAGAGCTGAAATTAGATGTTGGGCTGAGTGATTTCCCAGATGTTATTGGTGATACAGGTAATGTTGATGTCGATAACAACTCAGAAGCAGCAGGTAAGCTTGATTTGGCGAAGATCTACATTGAAATGAACGATTCACAAGGGGCAATCAAGCTGCTTGAAGAGGCAATTGTTGATGGTAGTGACGAAATTCGTCGAGAGGCTAAAAACCTGATTGATGCGATTAACGGAAGGTAA